The following is a genomic window from Candidatus Obscuribacter sp..
TTTGCCATCCAGGTTAAACTCCAGCAAATAATGCTCTCTAACCGGGATGCACCAATAAGAGCGATATTTGTTTTTCTCGTAAAACATACCAGCATCTTTTGTTAGCTGTAGAGCTTTATCTATCACTGCCTTAGAAGCTAAGTAGGACTCTGTGGAATATTTAAACGGTTCTGCTTTGTCATCAGCGCATACAAATCTACTAGACTCAGAATCAAATGTCTTGCAAGTGAGAGTGCCCGTGCCATCAGGGTTTTTATTCATTGAGTAGCAGCTTACTGGTCCTCTTATGCCGGGTGGAAAGACAAGCAGTCTGTATACAAAGTTGGACGGTGGATTATTGCTGATTTCGCCTTCGCCCATCGCTTTTAGGACGAGTGAGGCTCTATCATTCATGTAGTCATCGCAGCGCCAGGGCAAATAACTACCTATCTTATGAGCTTCTACAGCGGCAAGCTCAAAGCGGATTGGACAGTCCATTGCTCGCCAAATTGCCATCCTCAAGCTGCTCTGGGTGATGCTTAGGGCACACCAGCCTAAAAACCATACAAGCAACATTGGCAACAAACGTGTTCTAAACCATGCATGATTTAAAAACATGTAGATGCCCAGTACAACTGGCACAACGGCGTAAATGATATAGGGCAGTGGCGGCGGTGTAAATGAGGCGAGAGGCGTGCCCAGCCGGTAAGTTAGCTTTGTCAGGCACGCTAGTGTTATGAGATAGCCGTAGAGCCACCAAATGGGAAATAGCCAGGCTAACATAAGTCCCGTAGGCGGTGCTTTAGCGCTCGACCAGATGGATTTGCTGCCTGACTTTTGTTGCATACAACCGCGCCTCTGGCTTTAGTTTTTCCATCATGCCACCTCGCCTATTTTAGAGGCCGGTAGATTGCTTGTTGTATGCAAACAACACTTCACAGTTTGCTGTGTTACTACTTGCGTGATCTGGCTATTTACCCATCTTTTTTTTGAGTTGCTCTAGCTCATCATCTACAGCCATGTCCATTTGTGCCTTTTCGGCTTCGTATTTTTTACGGGTTTCTTCTGCTTGCCTTGCTCGCTCTTTGGCTTCTGCTTCCTGGCGCTGTCTGGCTTCTTCTTCCTGACGCTGCCTGCGCTCTGCTTCGGCCTTGCGTGCGGCTTCTTCTTCGGCTTGTTTTTCTAATGGAAACAGTGAGTAATAATCGCAAGCACTTAAGCATTCTCCGCACTGCATAACACGCTTGGAGCGCTTGTATAGCTCTACAACCAGAAACGCTTTAAGGCTATCATCCATGGAGGATTCATAAAAGGTCGTCTGTTTTTTGCATTTGCCGCACTCAAATGTTTGCTTCTTTCCATTTTGTACGCGTTTGAGTTCACTGCCTAAACTAACAAATAACATATGCCCTCCGCTCGACCATGGCGATTGTATTATGCCAAGTTATGGTAAGAAGCATACAGTTTCATTGGTGTAAGAGCGACATGAAAAGTTTGAGGAGCGAAAGGTTGAAAAAGGTTGGATGTTTGGCAGTGTCTTTACCTTTGGGTTTGATTTTGAGCAGTCAATGTATCGCTGCACAACTACCGCTGTGGTTATTGACCTATAACACTGGTGCTGGCGAAGCTTACATATATGCTCAACCGGATGGTGTTCGCATTGAGTATCTCCGCCATCTTGTGCTCCTAACCACTTCACCTAAGTGGCAGCCGGCCTATTTTAGTACTAGGGTCAAGCGCATTTATGACATGCCGCCAGGTATCAAAGAACTCGCTCGCAAGAGTAACAATCTAGCCAAATACGATTTTAGATTACAAAGACCTAGTGGTCCTGAAGAGAACTGGTACGGACTCAAGGTGACTCGTAAAACCTTGCAGATCAAGGAGTATCAATCTAGTGGAATAAGTGGGTTGCAGACCGACAATGCTGTACCAGCGCGTTCTATCGATTTGTATGAAACTAAGTCACTGGCGTTGCCACCGGGAGCAGTGGCGTCTGCGCAGATGTATTTTTCCGAGCGATATAAGCTGGCGACAGACGGTATTCCTCTTGGATTGCGAGTTATTGATGATAGCGGCAAGCCGCTTTGGATATTTAAGCTCAAAAATGCTAGCAAGACTAAGGGAGATCTGGCTTTGTTTGAGAGACCTAAAAATCTGGCTTTGGCAAAGACGCTCGGTGCTGTTTATCTCGATGATAGTCAACAGTCAGCGATGAGAGATATTGCCGAAGACCTTGGTATTGCTGAATTGCCTAAGAAATCTTCCAGTAAGGGGTTGGTCAAAGAGTCTGGCAGTTCGACCAAGCGTCCTTAATGTTGCGATTAGACAGTCTATTTGTAAGTCATTGCTTCTAAATGCTCAGGGTATCGGTTGCCCTGTACTTCGATTTTGGCAGCTGCACTCTCAATTTTGTCCAGATCCTCTGCACTCAGTTTGATATTGAGGGAGCCGAGGTTTTCATCCAGGCGCGATAGCTTGGTGGTACCTGGTATCGGAGCGAGATAAGGCTTTTGTGCCAGTAGCCAGGCAAGAGCGATTTGAGCTGGTGTACCGTTCTTTTCTTTAGCAATTTGAGCTAGCAAGTCGACCATTGACTGATTTGCCTTTAGTGCTGCTGGTGTAAATCTCGGTAGCGTGCTGCGGAAGTCTGTGCTACCAAATGTAGTGTTACTGTCGATTTTGCCAGTTAAAAATCCCTTGCCCAGAGGGCTGTATGGCACAAAGCCAATGCCCAGCTCTTCCAGCATCGGCAGGATTTCTAGCTCAGGGCGGCGCCACCAGAGCGAGTATTCACTCTGCAGCGCTGCCACTGGTTGTACTGCATGCGCTCTGCGGACAGTGTCGGCGGCTGCTTCAGACATGCCAAAGTGTTTGACTTTGCCTTCTTTGATTAGCTCTTTGACTGCTCCAGCTACTTCTTCTATCGGTACATCAGGATCTACTCTATGTTGATAAAAGAGATCGATAGCGTCGATTTTGAGACGTTTGAGGGAGGCTTCAGCAACTTCTTTGATGTGTTTTGGTTGGCTATTTAGTCCAAGCCATTTTTCTTTGCCAGTGGGATCAAGATTAAAGCCAAACTTGGTAGCGATTACCACTTTGTCGCGGATTGGTGAGAGGGCTTCTCCGACTAGCTCTTCGTTGATAAACGGACCGTAGACTTCTGCCGTATCAAAAAAGTTTATGCCTCTGTCGACAGCAGTTCGCAACAATTTGATCATTTCTTGTTTGTCGGCTGGTGGTCCGTAGCTAAAGCTCATTCCCATGCAGCCGAGGCCCAGAGCGGATACTTGTAGTCCGCTCTTGCCCAGTGTGCGCATTTCCATATTTTTAGATCCTTACTTAGAGGTGTTTGCAGTTTTGAGTGATTGCATGTCGATGACAAAGCGATAATTCACATCTTGCTTGAGCAGTCTCTCAAATGCCTCATTTACTTGCGACATTTCTATCATTTCTACTTCAGCGAGGATGTTGTGCTTGGCGCAAAAGTCGAGCATTTCCTGCGTCTCTTTGATACCGCCGGTAGCAGACCCGGCAAAGTTGCGCCGCTTGGGGAGCAGGTTAAATACATTGATAGGCAGCGGTTTTTCGGGGGCGCCTACCATTGTTAAGGTACCATCTCTTTTGAGTAGATCCAGATACGCATTGAGGTCGTGCTCGGCTGAGACGCAGTCTATGATGAGATCAAAAGACGTTTTGTGTTTTGCCATTTCGTCGGCGTTTTTGGACAGGACTACCTCATGTGCGCCAAGCCTTTTGGCATCCTCGACTTTTGATGGTGATGTCGTAAACAGGACTACATGAGCACCCAACGCTCTGGCAAATTTGACACCCATGTGACCCAGTCCACCCAGACCGACTATGCCGACCTTTTTGCCCGGACCGGCTCCCCAGTGTTTGAGCGGAGAGTAGGTTGTGATGCCGGCACACAATAATGGAGCGGCGCCAGCTGGATCGAGACCCTCTGGCATATGGAGGACGTACTTATCGCGCACAACGATGCTCTCTGAGTAGCCACCGTATGTAGTGCCGCCGAGATGCTTGTCCGGGGCGTTATATGTGCCTACATTTTGGTCGCAGTAGACTTCCAGGTCATCCTGGCAGTCCTGGCAAGTGCCGCAGGAGTCTAAGAGCGTGCCTACTGCAGCCATGTCGCCAACTTTAAATGCTTTTACTGCTGAGCCCACTGCTGTCACCTTGCCCACGATCTCATGACCGGGCACTATCGGATAGACGCTAAAGCCCCATTCGTTGCGGGCCTGGTGTAAGTCTGAGTGGCAGACACCGCAATAGAGGATCTCAAGTTGTACATCGTCAGCCAGTAGCTCACGGCGTGGGATTTTTGTCGATTGCAGTGCGGCCTTTGGGTCCGCTGCGGCAAAGGCATTGACTAATTTGGTTTTGGTAGCGCTCGTCATTAATATCTCCTTTAAACACTGTAAATGCACCGTATGCAGTGCGATGCATGCGGTCGTCGCAAATGAGGTGTTTTCTAATACACCTATTAAAACGCGTTTGGAGATGTTTGCATATGCCAAATGCTACGCAATGCTTGCCTAATTCTCTCGAATTTTCGATTTTTAGGCAGGCGACTGCCTCGATAGGACTTTTGCAAAAGTCTAACTTGCTCGACCATTTTGCAGGGTCTTCACTTTTTATAGATGGGTTTTTTCTGACCTGAGCTTCCGGATTTTCCTGTCTCTACTTCTACGTTTATACCTGCTAGGAGTCCGTTATTGGTGTTAGAGTATGGCTTTGCTGTAAAACTACGCACGTCTTCCATGACATCGCTTATTGTGGAGCCATCACGTTTTTTGTAAGAGTGCAAGATTGTGTTGTCTGGTCCGCGCTTCCATTCTTCATCGCCCAGTCTAGCGCTCATAAGCTCGCCAGTACTTGGGTTATACTCAGCTTTAAACTTGTTACCAGCCTCAATGACGTTCATGTTTTTGTCGAGCTTCCAGGTATCTGGATGCGGGTGATCTGGTGTGCTGTTGGCTACATCGATTGATCGCTGGTACTGATCTTTCAAAAACTTTTGGTCAAAAGCTTGTTTTTCGGGACTGTCCCATAGTGGCTTGCTCATGGACCAAGTGCCGCCCTTGCCTTCTGTTTTGATGTCTATGTCTTTGCTGGCACCGTTAAAATTCTCATCCGAAGCTTTTAGTGAAAATGAATCTACGTCCCTATTGACGTAGCTGTACAACTTACCGTCCTTGCCCACAGTGGTCTCGACTACATCTTTGCCCTTGCGCTCATAGGTCATATCGTCCACTTGGACCTTTTGCAAGTTGCCTTTATCGTCGTACTCAGCCTTCAGGCGGTCGCCAGCTTGCAGCAAATTGCCTTTATCGTCGTACTTCCAGGTGTCTGGGTGGGGATTTTTGCCATCTGTAGCATTTGCCGAGCTGGTGCCGTCTCCAGGTTTTGCTTCCTCTGGTGGTACAAGGGTTCTGTCTTGTGGCTTATTGCCGTGTGTGTCGGCTGCTTCAGCTTTATAGTCTATTTTGGTATCGGGCAAACCCAGCTTGGCGGCTCCGTCTTTGTCGCCACCGCCCTTTAACTCTTGTGCGGTGTAATGGTTGTTTTGATTTGTCTCTGATAATGGCGAGCCCAAGATCATTATTTTGTTTTCGGGCTTGTCCCAACACGAGCGGCTCAAATCGCCTGCTACATCTTTTGTATCCGCTCCGGTCTTATCCTGTATGGCACTTTCGTGCTTCTGGCAGGCGGCCTTTTCGTCCATAGCAAATTCTCCAAAAATTTCGCACAATCTGGATTGACTCTTATTATGTACCCGGCTGGAGCCTGGATCTGCCTTTGGGCTGGATTAAGTCGCTAAGTCCTTGCTGGGTAAGGTTTTGCCGCTATTTTGCCGGAGTCCTTGACCACTCTGGCTATCAGTTTGGCTAACCAAAATACCAGGCGCTAACGCAGTCCTGGTATTTGTGCTTTGTCTTATGATGATTTGT
Proteins encoded in this region:
- a CDS encoding NAD(P)-dependent alcohol dehydrogenase — translated: MTSATKTKLVNAFAAADPKAALQSTKIPRRELLADDVQLEILYCGVCHSDLHQARNEWGFSVYPIVPGHEIVGKVTAVGSAVKAFKVGDMAAVGTLLDSCGTCQDCQDDLEVYCDQNVGTYNAPDKHLGGTTYGGYSESIVVRDKYVLHMPEGLDPAGAAPLLCAGITTYSPLKHWGAGPGKKVGIVGLGGLGHMGVKFARALGAHVVLFTTSPSKVEDAKRLGAHEVVLSKNADEMAKHKTSFDLIIDCVSAEHDLNAYLDLLKRDGTLTMVGAPEKPLPINVFNLLPKRRNFAGSATGGIKETQEMLDFCAKHNILAEVEMIEMSQVNEAFERLLKQDVNYRFVIDMQSLKTANTSK
- a CDS encoding aldo/keto reductase, whose protein sequence is MEMRTLGKSGLQVSALGLGCMGMSFSYGPPADKQEMIKLLRTAVDRGINFFDTAEVYGPFINEELVGEALSPIRDKVVIATKFGFNLDPTGKEKWLGLNSQPKHIKEVAEASLKRLKIDAIDLFYQHRVDPDVPIEEVAGAVKELIKEGKVKHFGMSEAAADTVRRAHAVQPVAALQSEYSLWWRRPELEILPMLEELGIGFVPYSPLGKGFLTGKIDSNTTFGSTDFRSTLPRFTPAALKANQSMVDLLAQIAKEKNGTPAQIALAWLLAQKPYLAPIPGTTKLSRLDENLGSLNIKLSAEDLDKIESAAAKIEVQGNRYPEHLEAMTYK